One Microvirga lotononidis genomic window carries:
- a CDS encoding ISNCY family transposase: MTVIGMSRAEIDRVHILRDVVAERITVREAAQLLRITRRQVFRLLKAYQAGGPAALVSSRRGKPSNRSYPAVLRSEVLALITATYADFGPTLACEKLAERHGIDLGVETIRRWMIAAGLWQDRKQRLNRVHQPRYRRDCVGELIQIDGSEHYWFEDRGPPCTLLVYIDDATSRLMHLKFVATESTFDYFRSTREYLEAYGKPVAFYSDKHAVFRVNGKGAVGGDGMTQFGRALHQLNIDIICANAPQAKGRVERANGTLQDRLVKELRLAGIATLEAGNAFLPAFMADFNRRFAKAPFSDKDLHRPLSDNDGLDDVFAWREERTVSRSLTLQYDQVLFILEPNEITLALARQKVQVYDYPDGRFAIKHKGLELPYRPFDRRQQVDQAAVVENKRLGPVLAYIAERQKELDMSRSRKAIVCVKFCKAGGRQAG; the protein is encoded by the coding sequence ATGACGGTGATCGGGATGAGCCGGGCGGAGATCGATCGGGTTCACATTCTGCGGGACGTCGTGGCGGAGCGGATTACGGTGCGCGAGGCCGCCCAGCTGCTGCGGATTACGCGGCGCCAGGTATTCCGATTGCTCAAGGCCTATCAGGCCGGCGGTCCGGCGGCGTTAGTGTCGTCACGCCGCGGCAAGCCCAGCAACCGCTCCTATCCGGCGGTGCTGCGAAGCGAGGTGCTGGCGCTGATCACGGCCACCTATGCCGATTTCGGTCCGACCCTCGCCTGCGAGAAGCTCGCCGAGCGGCACGGCATCGATCTGGGCGTCGAGACGATCCGGCGCTGGATGATCGCTGCGGGCCTGTGGCAGGACCGCAAACAGCGGCTCAACCGCGTGCACCAGCCGCGCTATCGGCGCGATTGCGTTGGCGAGTTGATCCAGATCGACGGCTCCGAGCACTACTGGTTCGAGGATCGCGGCCCACCCTGCACGCTGCTGGTCTACATTGACGATGCCACCAGCCGGCTGATGCATCTGAAGTTCGTCGCGACCGAGTCGACCTTCGACTATTTCCGATCGACCCGGGAGTACTTGGAGGCCTACGGCAAGCCGGTGGCGTTCTACTCCGACAAGCATGCCGTCTTCCGCGTCAACGGCAAAGGAGCGGTGGGAGGTGACGGCATGACCCAGTTCGGGCGGGCGCTGCATCAGCTCAACATCGACATCATCTGCGCCAATGCTCCCCAGGCCAAAGGCCGCGTGGAGCGCGCCAACGGCACCCTGCAGGACCGGCTGGTCAAGGAGCTGCGCCTGGCTGGGATCGCGACCCTTGAAGCGGGCAATGCCTTCCTGCCGGCGTTCATGGCGGACTTCAACCGCCGCTTTGCCAAAGCGCCCTTCAGCGACAAGGACCTGCATCGCCCGCTCAGCGACAACGATGGGCTGGATGATGTGTTCGCCTGGCGGGAGGAGCGGACGGTCTCGCGCAGCCTGACCCTGCAGTACGACCAGGTGCTGTTCATTCTCGAGCCAAACGAGATCACGCTCGCGCTCGCCCGCCAGAAGGTCCAGGTCTACGACTATCCGGATGGACGCTTTGCCATCAAGCACAAGGGCCTGGAGCTGCCGTACAGACCCTTTGACCGCCGCCAGCAGGTGGATCAGGCGGCGGTTGTCGAGAACAAGCGGCTGGGGCCGGTTCTGGCCTATATCGCCGAGCGGCAGAAGGAGCTCGACATGAGCCGCAGCCGCAAAGCGATTGTGTGCGTCAAGTTCTGCAAAGCGGGCGGCCGACAGGCTGGCTAA
- a CDS encoding NUDIX domain-containing protein: MRVHEDQIRCRDGSSGIYGFVDKPDFVIIVPIQDGIVHLVQQYRYPIRQRQWEFPQGSWEERTDARPEDVARGELEEETGLLADEVQEVGHLFPLYGTVTQSYRIFLATGLSMGRQQPDREEQDLITRAFPVPELERMILDGIIQDAGTVACFGLLRLKRLI, translated from the coding sequence ATGAGGGTCCATGAGGATCAGATCCGCTGCAGGGATGGCTCTTCGGGGATCTATGGCTTCGTCGACAAGCCTGATTTCGTGATCATTGTGCCGATTCAGGACGGGATCGTGCATCTGGTTCAGCAGTATCGTTACCCGATCCGACAACGGCAGTGGGAGTTCCCCCAGGGCAGTTGGGAGGAGAGGACGGACGCGCGCCCGGAAGACGTCGCCCGAGGAGAGTTGGAGGAAGAGACGGGGCTTCTGGCCGATGAAGTCCAGGAGGTCGGACACCTATTCCCGCTCTATGGGACGGTGACGCAAAGCTATCGCATCTTCCTGGCGACTGGATTGAGCATGGGACGCCAGCAGCCAGACCGGGAGGAACAGGATCTGATCACAAGGGCATTTCCTGTGCCTGAGCTCGAGAGAATGATCCTGGACGGGATCATCCAGGATGCAGGGACCGTTGCCTGCTTCGGGCTGCTTCGTCTGAAACGCTTGATCTGA
- a CDS encoding VOC family protein, which yields MHIVGMDHVQLAMPAGREDDARAFYDHLLGIPAVAKPLHLAARGGCWFESGSVKVHLGVEEPFAPAKKAHPAFIVRDLNALSRRLEEAGYELKEDQPLEGFERRYVSDPFGNRIELMQPNR from the coding sequence ATGCACATTGTTGGAATGGACCACGTCCAGTTAGCCATGCCTGCTGGTCGTGAAGATGATGCCCGGGCCTTCTATGACCACCTCCTAGGCATCCCAGCGGTCGCAAAGCCGCTGCACCTGGCCGCCCGAGGAGGATGCTGGTTCGAGAGCGGAAGCGTGAAGGTTCACCTGGGAGTGGAAGAGCCTTTTGCCCCGGCGAAGAAGGCTCATCCAGCGTTCATCGTCCGGGACTTGAACGCCCTGTCACGGCGGCTGGAAGAGGCCGGGTACGAGCTGAAAGAGGATCAACCTTTGGAGGGGTTTGAACGCAGGTATGTGAGCGACCCGTTCGGCAATCGGATCGAATTGATGCAGCCAAACCGCTGA
- a CDS encoding IS110 family RNA-guided transposase: MHVTTVGLDLAKHVFQVHGIDQNGQVLIRRQLRRGELIGFFRRLPPCLIGMEACSTAHFWARELAALGHEVRLMPAAYVKPYVKRGKSDALDAAGICEAVTRPTMRYVAIKSSEQQAVLMLHRTRELLVRQRTMLVNALRGHLAEYGIIAPQGLPSVPKLIELAEKARSTVLPELAWRCIRLILAQIEDVHGRIGQVEQEILAWHHTSEVSQRLETIPGVGIITASAIAATISDPGSFRSGRHLAAWIGLVPRQSGTGGKVRLGHISKQGDRYLRRLLVLGATTLLRHARGKTSVTVGWINALLARRPASIVKVAIANKLARVAWAVLQGNQGYRAPAAAAA, translated from the coding sequence ATGCATGTCACGACTGTTGGTCTCGATCTCGCCAAGCATGTGTTCCAGGTCCACGGCATCGATCAGAACGGACAGGTTCTGATCCGCCGGCAGCTTCGCCGGGGCGAGCTCATCGGCTTCTTCCGCCGATTGCCGCCCTGCCTGATCGGCATGGAGGCGTGTTCCACCGCCCACTTCTGGGCGCGAGAGCTGGCGGCTCTCGGGCACGAGGTCCGGCTCATGCCGGCGGCTTATGTGAAGCCTTATGTCAAACGCGGCAAAAGCGATGCCCTTGATGCTGCGGGCATTTGCGAGGCCGTGACCCGCCCGACCATGCGCTATGTCGCCATCAAGAGCTCTGAGCAGCAGGCCGTGCTGATGCTCCATCGTACACGCGAGTTGCTCGTGCGGCAGCGGACCATGCTGGTCAATGCTCTGCGGGGTCATCTGGCCGAATACGGCATCATTGCTCCCCAAGGGCTGCCGAGCGTTCCCAAGCTCATCGAGCTGGCCGAGAAGGCACGCAGCACGGTCTTACCGGAGCTGGCATGGCGCTGCATCCGCTTGATCCTCGCTCAGATCGAGGACGTCCACGGCCGCATTGGTCAAGTCGAGCAGGAGATCCTGGCCTGGCATCACACGAGTGAGGTCAGCCAGCGCCTGGAGACGATCCCCGGCGTCGGCATCATCACGGCCAGCGCGATAGCGGCCACCATTTCGGATCCGGGCTCCTTCCGCTCGGGTCGCCACCTGGCCGCTTGGATCGGCCTGGTGCCACGCCAGAGTGGGACGGGCGGCAAGGTGCGGCTCGGGCACATCTCCAAACAAGGGGATCGATATCTGCGCCGGCTTCTGGTGCTCGGGGCCACGACACTCTTGCGGCATGCCCGCGGCAAAACCTCGGTGACGGTAGGCTGGATCAACGCGCTCTTGGCGCGCCGCCCGGCGAGCATCGTCAAGGTCGCCATCGCCAACAAGTTGGCTCGGGTCGCCTGGGCCGTCTTGCAGGGCAACCAGGGTTATCGCGCTCCGGCTGCTGCGGCCGCATAA